One segment of Gemmatimonadales bacterium DNA contains the following:
- a CDS encoding PIN domain-containing protein: protein MILVDTSIWVDHLRRGESALAAALNAGEVCVHPLVHGELACGNLKNRREVLDLLARLPRAPTATDAEALEFLERRALMGRGIGIVDVHLLASAALGGTIRLWTRDRRLRVVAGGLGLSHAPA, encoded by the coding sequence GTGATCCTGGTCGACACCTCCATCTGGGTTGACCACCTGCGGCGGGGCGAATCGGCCCTTGCGGCGGCGCTGAACGCGGGAGAGGTCTGCGTGCATCCGCTGGTGCACGGTGAGCTGGCGTGCGGAAACCTGAAGAATCGGCGCGAGGTGCTCGATCTGCTCGCGCGGCTCCCCCGGGCGCCAACCGCTACGGATGCCGAGGCACTGGAATTTCTGGAGCGTCGTGCCTTGATGGGCCGGGGCATCGGAATCGTCGACGTGCACCTGCTGGCGTCCGCGGCGCTGGGCGGAACGATCCGCTTGTGGACCCGGGACCGCCGCCTGCGGGTCGTCGCCGGCGGACTCGGGCTCAGCCACGCGCCGGCCTGA
- a CDS encoding glycosyltransferase has translation MKLVVFGLSISSSWGNGHATLWRGLCRALGARGHSVVFFERDVPYYASHRDLTDMPGGGRLVLYPEWDLVLPIARAELAEADAAMVTSYCADGVAAAELVLDSPARVRTFYDLDTPVTLERLRRGEPVPYLPPQGLGDFDLVLSYTGGGALDELVSRLNARRVAPLYGSVDPEVHYPVPPRPHYAADLSYLGTYAEDRQEALTALFVEPARQRPAQRFVIGGAQYPQAFPWAPNIWFVRHLPPAEHPAFYSSSRLTLNVTRAAMAEMGHCPSGRLFEAAACGVPVLSDRWDGLDRFFTPGEEILVASGPDEVVAALDLPYEELARIGRAARERALASHTAERRAEELEEALGATLEVEA, from the coding sequence ATGAAGCTGGTCGTCTTTGGCCTGTCCATCAGTTCCTCGTGGGGAAACGGCCACGCTACGCTCTGGCGGGGCCTCTGCCGCGCCCTGGGCGCCCGCGGCCACTCCGTCGTTTTCTTCGAGCGCGACGTCCCCTACTACGCCTCGCACCGCGACCTCACCGACATGCCCGGGGGCGGCCGGCTGGTGCTCTACCCGGAATGGGACCTCGTGCTCCCGATCGCGCGCGCCGAGCTGGCCGAGGCGGATGCGGCGATGGTGACCTCGTATTGCGCCGACGGGGTCGCGGCCGCGGAGCTGGTGCTCGACTCACCGGCGCGGGTCAGGACGTTCTACGATCTCGACACGCCGGTGACGCTGGAGCGCCTCCGCCGAGGCGAGCCCGTGCCTTATCTCCCGCCGCAGGGCCTGGGCGACTTCGACCTGGTGCTGAGCTACACCGGTGGCGGCGCGCTCGACGAGCTGGTGAGCCGGCTCAATGCGCGCCGGGTGGCGCCGCTCTACGGGAGCGTCGATCCTGAGGTGCACTATCCGGTGCCGCCGCGCCCCCACTATGCCGCCGACCTCTCATATCTCGGCACCTATGCGGAGGACCGGCAGGAGGCGCTCACCGCGCTCTTCGTCGAGCCCGCGCGGCAGCGGCCTGCGCAGCGATTCGTGATCGGCGGCGCGCAATACCCGCAGGCCTTTCCGTGGGCCCCGAACATCTGGTTCGTGCGTCACCTGCCGCCCGCCGAGCATCCCGCGTTCTACAGCTCGTCGCGTCTCACGCTCAACGTCACCCGCGCCGCAATGGCCGAAATGGGGCACTGTCCCTCGGGCCGTCTCTTCGAGGCGGCGGCGTGCGGCGTGCCCGTGCTGAGCGACCGGTGGGATGGGCTCGACCGCTTTTTCACGCCGGGCGAGGAGATCCTGGTCGCGAGCGGTCCCGACGAGGTCGTGGCCGCGCTCGACCTGCCCTACGAGGAGCTCGCGCGCATCGGCCGCGCGGCGCGGGAGCGCGCACTCGCGAGCCACACGGCGGAGCGTCGCGCCGAAGAGCTGGAGGAGGCGCTTGGCGCCACCCTCGAGGTGGAGGCCTGA
- a CDS encoding TMEM175 family protein, which produces MGTARVEAFSDGVLAIIITIMVLELRVPHSTTIEALRPVLPVFLSYILSFIYLGIYWSNHHHMLLATERVNGAILWANLHLLFWLSLVPFVTGWMGENHFAAAPTAVYGVVLLMAAIAYWILEQVIVARQGRDSLLATAVGSDFKGRVSIVIYIVAIASAFARQWIAQLLYVLVAVMWLVPDPRIERALSREES; this is translated from the coding sequence ATGGGCACCGCCCGCGTCGAGGCCTTCAGCGATGGCGTCCTCGCCATCATCATCACCATCATGGTGCTGGAATTGCGCGTGCCCCACAGCACGACGATCGAGGCGCTGCGCCCCGTCCTTCCGGTCTTCCTCAGCTACATTCTGAGCTTCATCTATCTCGGCATCTATTGGAGCAATCATCACCACATGCTCCTCGCGACCGAGCGGGTGAACGGCGCCATTCTCTGGGCCAACCTCCACCTGCTTTTCTGGCTCTCGCTCGTCCCGTTCGTCACCGGCTGGATGGGCGAGAACCACTTCGCGGCGGCGCCGACCGCGGTGTACGGCGTCGTGCTGCTCATGGCGGCGATCGCCTACTGGATCCTGGAGCAGGTCATCGTCGCAAGGCAGGGCCGGGATTCGCTCCTGGCCACCGCGGTGGGCAGCGACTTCAAAGGCCGCGTCTCGATCGTGATCTATATCGTCGCCATCGCGTCGGCCTTTGCCCGGCAATGGATCGCGCAGCTTCTCTACGTGCTGGTCGCCGTGATGTGGCTGGTGCCCGATCCGCGGATCGAGCGCGCGCTCTCACGCGAGGAGAGCTGA
- a CDS encoding DbpA RNA binding domain-containing protein: MTDLVALHLTPPIADALARLGWSADDAAVREVVPTAARGHNVVVVAPPAPAYAGPALAGVLSRLGGESRRRALVLAPETMLDEWGVVAHALARGASLGVEVTHGAARAARRLAGEALDLLVASPDTALALLHRSALGAESIAALVLGWPEQWPDADALTAVMAELPRDAQRVILTSEPARAADLSERYARRALTVGGAAEHAAPGAAARSERAGPVRTASVAWARRAAAVGELLELLDPASLTVWTADRSRHAALAEALPVGDSGVHVVSGDSPEGDAPASEIVVAFDPPTPDRLRQLISAGTVVLLVPPGAEAYVERIAEPRRPIRLPSVAERTASAAAARRAAVAKAVESGRPERALYVLGPLLERYDPVAVAAALYELWEGAAASGAAAVETPAGAVAAQAPAATPATARVWVGVGKNEGATANDLVAVLTKELRVPREQIGRIELRDGYSLVQLPAADAERIAAALTGSTIRRKRVVARLDRGPAREGARPAGRGGPRPPRPPGRPKLRS, encoded by the coding sequence TTGACTGATCTTGTCGCGCTTCACCTCACGCCGCCGATTGCGGACGCGCTCGCCCGGCTCGGGTGGAGCGCGGATGATGCCGCCGTGCGCGAGGTGGTGCCCACGGCGGCGCGGGGGCACAACGTCGTGGTCGTGGCGCCGCCGGCGCCCGCGTATGCGGGGCCCGCGCTCGCGGGGGTGCTGAGCCGTTTGGGGGGCGAGTCGCGCAGGCGGGCGCTGGTGCTGGCACCCGAGACGATGCTCGACGAGTGGGGCGTCGTGGCCCACGCGCTCGCGCGCGGCGCGTCGCTCGGCGTGGAGGTGACGCATGGTGCGGCGCGCGCGGCGCGGCGGCTCGCGGGCGAGGCGCTCGACCTTCTCGTTGCCTCGCCCGATACGGCGCTCGCGCTGCTGCATCGGAGCGCGCTCGGGGCCGAGTCGATCGCGGCGCTCGTGCTCGGGTGGCCCGAGCAGTGGCCCGACGCGGACGCGCTCACCGCAGTCATGGCCGAGCTGCCGCGGGACGCGCAGCGGGTCATCCTCACGAGTGAGCCGGCGCGCGCGGCCGACCTGTCGGAGCGGTATGCCCGCCGAGCGCTCACGGTAGGCGGGGCGGCGGAGCATGCGGCGCCCGGCGCGGCGGCGAGGAGCGAGCGCGCCGGGCCGGTTCGTACGGCGTCGGTGGCGTGGGCGCGGCGTGCGGCAGCAGTGGGCGAATTGCTCGAGCTGCTCGACCCGGCCTCGCTCACCGTGTGGACCGCGGACCGGAGCCGGCATGCGGCGCTGGCCGAGGCGCTCCCCGTCGGGGACTCGGGCGTGCACGTCGTAAGCGGCGACTCGCCGGAGGGCGACGCACCCGCATCGGAAATCGTCGTCGCCTTCGACCCGCCGACGCCCGACCGCCTGCGCCAGCTCATCTCGGCCGGCACCGTCGTGCTGCTCGTGCCGCCGGGCGCTGAAGCGTACGTCGAGCGGATCGCCGAGCCGCGCCGGCCGATTCGCCTGCCGAGCGTCGCGGAGCGCACGGCAAGCGCGGCCGCGGCGCGGCGCGCGGCGGTGGCGAAGGCCGTCGAGAGCGGTCGGCCGGAGCGCGCGCTTTACGTGCTGGGTCCGCTGCTCGAGCGATACGATCCGGTCGCGGTGGCGGCGGCGCTGTACGAGTTGTGGGAGGGCGCCGCTGCATCGGGCGCTGCCGCCGTCGAAACGCCCGCGGGCGCGGTGGCAGCGCAGGCGCCGGCGGCGACCCCAGCGACGGCGCGCGTCTGGGTCGGCGTCGGCAAGAACGAAGGCGCGACGGCCAACGATCTCGTCGCCGTGCTCACGAAGGAGCTGCGCGTGCCGCGCGAGCAGATCGGGCGGATCGAGCTACGCGACGGCTACTCGCTGGTGCAGTTGCCCGCCGCGGACGCCGAGCGGATCGCGGCGGCGCTCACCGGGTCAACCATCCGGCGGAAGCGCGTGGTGGCGCGGCTCGACCGCGGCCCGGCGCGGGAGGGCGCGCGCCCGGCGGGGCGCGGCGGCCCGAGGCCGCCCAGACCGCCGGGCCGGCCGAAGCTCAGGAGCTGA
- a CDS encoding HAD-IIIA family hydrolase → MIVYRNETRCTASHAALAELRESLGSARSLGAGPARYDRLIALLIDGGALESAVADALCPEIDRVLPPMAALHRVTRALAGAAWCAWRGIEHDVRGHLDHAADALSGLERAELPSEVALAVPEGFAHYAVYPECYFEAAARLEAEHGAERDAPGPMATCLGLRTIGATLVACVTAVLAERGWQLASFTVRPRGHPFDRRPRFASELAAALRERLAGWFLVVDEGPGLSGSSLDGTVDALVQLGVPEERIALFPSWCTDGSALRSARARDRWPRLRQTVIPFENVWLESGRLARACGAAALEDLSAGAWRRRLIPDARDWPAVQPQHERRKYLDIASAGGGKVGARHLLRFAGLGRFGARRLERAQALSAMGWSPEPLGVAHGFLCTRWVEGTPLAAADVTSHLIAAIARYAADVRALAPAEPGASREALAEMAAFNAARALGDEWGERAHRAMGAARWSDHACIIDGRMLPHEWLRTPHGYMKTDALDHGDDHFMPGPQDIAWDLAAAAVEFALDADGERALVDAYARHSGDRGTAERLPAYRLAYLAFRVGYCTLAAEALGSISSAAADAERFRAATARYAAALRDALCRAPASDRHRGGAPRYDLVIFDADGTLRRTTVAGQPCPFDDGDWELRPGVPDAIRRLATPVAPRFGIASNQDRIAYGQLTLARARRLLRALAREALGRALPDDAIQLCPHADEAGCSCRKPAPAMLERIMAFWGVPPERTLFVGDAETDREAARRAGIDFIWADDLFGTTMPDAPALAQQT, encoded by the coding sequence ATGATCGTCTACCGGAACGAGACGCGGTGCACGGCGTCGCACGCGGCGCTGGCCGAGCTGCGGGAGTCGCTCGGCTCCGCGCGCAGTCTTGGAGCCGGTCCGGCGCGCTATGACCGGTTGATCGCGCTGCTCATCGATGGGGGCGCGCTCGAGTCCGCCGTGGCCGACGCACTCTGCCCCGAAATCGACCGGGTGCTGCCGCCGATGGCCGCACTCCATCGTGTGACCCGCGCGCTGGCGGGCGCGGCATGGTGCGCGTGGCGCGGCATCGAACACGACGTGCGCGGGCACCTCGACCACGCCGCCGACGCGCTCTCCGGGCTCGAGCGTGCCGAGCTGCCGAGCGAAGTTGCGCTCGCGGTGCCGGAGGGGTTCGCGCACTATGCGGTGTATCCCGAGTGTTACTTCGAGGCGGCCGCGCGGCTCGAAGCCGAGCACGGTGCGGAGCGCGACGCCCCCGGGCCCATGGCGACCTGCCTCGGCCTCCGCACCATCGGGGCCACGCTCGTCGCCTGCGTCACCGCCGTGCTCGCCGAGCGCGGCTGGCAACTCGCGTCGTTCACGGTGCGGCCGCGCGGACATCCGTTCGACCGCCGGCCGCGCTTCGCATCCGAGCTCGCCGCGGCGCTGCGCGAGCGGCTCGCCGGATGGTTTCTGGTCGTGGACGAGGGACCGGGCCTGAGCGGCTCCTCGCTCGACGGCACCGTGGATGCGCTGGTGCAGCTCGGCGTGCCCGAGGAGCGGATTGCGCTCTTTCCGAGCTGGTGCACCGATGGAAGCGCGCTCCGATCGGCGCGCGCGCGGGATCGCTGGCCCCGGCTCCGCCAGACGGTCATCCCGTTCGAGAACGTCTGGCTCGAATCGGGACGCCTTGCCCGCGCATGCGGCGCCGCCGCACTCGAAGACCTCTCAGCCGGTGCGTGGCGCCGCCGGCTCATTCCCGACGCCCGCGACTGGCCGGCCGTGCAGCCGCAGCACGAGCGGCGAAAATATCTCGACATCGCATCGGCGGGCGGCGGTAAGGTCGGCGCGCGCCACCTGCTGCGCTTCGCCGGCCTCGGGCGATTCGGCGCGCGGCGGCTCGAGCGCGCACAAGCGCTCAGCGCGATGGGCTGGTCGCCCGAGCCGCTTGGGGTCGCGCATGGCTTTCTCTGCACGCGATGGGTCGAGGGCACCCCGCTCGCGGCCGCGGACGTCACCAGTCATCTCATCGCCGCCATCGCCCGCTACGCCGCCGACGTACGCGCCCTCGCTCCCGCCGAGCCGGGCGCGTCGCGGGAGGCGCTGGCGGAAATGGCGGCCTTCAATGCGGCGCGCGCGTTGGGCGATGAGTGGGGTGAGCGCGCCCATCGCGCGATGGGCGCGGCGCGCTGGAGTGACCACGCGTGCATCATCGACGGCCGCATGCTGCCGCACGAATGGCTCCGCACGCCGCACGGTTACATGAAGACCGACGCGCTCGACCACGGCGACGATCATTTCATGCCTGGCCCGCAGGACATCGCCTGGGATTTGGCCGCGGCGGCCGTCGAATTTGCGCTCGATGCTGATGGCGAGCGCGCGCTGGTCGACGCGTACGCCCGGCACTCCGGCGACCGCGGCACGGCGGAGCGGCTCCCCGCCTACCGCCTCGCGTACCTCGCCTTTCGCGTGGGCTACTGCACCCTCGCCGCCGAGGCGCTCGGCAGCATCTCCTCGGCCGCTGCGGATGCCGAGCGATTCCGCGCCGCCACGGCCCGATACGCCGCCGCACTGCGCGACGCGTTGTGCCGCGCGCCGGCCTCTGATCGCCACCGCGGCGGCGCGCCGCGCTACGACCTCGTCATCTTCGATGCTGACGGCACGCTCCGCCGCACCACGGTCGCCGGCCAGCCCTGTCCCTTCGACGACGGCGACTGGGAGCTCCGCCCCGGCGTCCCCGACGCGATTCGTCGGCTCGCAACCCCGGTCGCCCCGCGGTTTGGCATCGCCTCGAATCAGGACCGCATCGCCTACGGCCAGCTCACGCTCGCACGGGCCCGGCGGCTGCTCCGCGCTCTCGCGCGCGAAGCCCTCGGCCGCGCGCTCCCGGACGATGCCATCCAGCTTTGCCCGCACGCGGACGAGGCCGGGTGCAGTTGCCGCAAGCCCGCGCCCGCAATGCTCGAGCGCATCATGGCGTTCTGGGGCGTGCCGCCCGAACGCACCCTCTTCGTCGGCGACGCCGAGACCGACCGCGAGGCCGCACGCCGCGCGGGGATCGACTTCATCTGGGCTGACGACCTGTTCGGGACGACGATGCCGGACGCGCCGGCGCTCGCTCAGCAGACGTAG
- a CDS encoding type II toxin-antitoxin system VapB family antitoxin, translating to MRTTFNLDARLLAEAQRLTGTTERTALIHEGLRALIERESARRLARLGGSEPALRRIPRRRPRSR from the coding sequence ATGCGTACGACCTTCAATCTCGATGCCCGCCTTCTCGCCGAGGCGCAGCGCCTCACGGGGACCACCGAACGGACCGCCCTCATTCACGAAGGCCTGCGCGCACTGATCGAGCGCGAAAGCGCACGGCGCCTGGCCCGCCTGGGCGGCAGCGAACCGGCGTTGCGCCGCATTCCACGGCGCCGGCCGAGGAGCCGGTGA
- a CDS encoding pyridoxal phosphate-dependent aminotransferase: MPDPLSPNLQHLKASETVAISNETKRRKAAGEDVLDLSVGEPDFDTPAPAAQAGISAIQRGMTRYPPNIGIAELRNAIARRMSTLSGGRAVNADNIVVSSGSKQSLFNACFSLFGPHDQVLIPSPAWVSYPQIVHLTRAEPVMVPGALDWGLKVSAADLDRASSKRTRGLLICSPCNPTGSVYTAPELKSIADWARKNEVWIIADEIYRPIHYGTGPAASFLDLPDEYLERTVVIYGASKAYAMTGWRIGAALAPPHVAKAMAALQSHTTTGANQPAQWAAATAFSDDRVEQEVHRMVAAFRRRRDYLVSRFRTEMPGIEFVEPHGAFYFFFRVDGLRDQKPVTGSEFCESLMQREGVALVPGAAFGDDRWVRLSYAVSDADLERALDRILRHAQSVASARAA; the protein is encoded by the coding sequence ATGCCCGACCCGCTGTCGCCCAATCTCCAGCACCTCAAGGCCTCCGAGACGGTCGCCATCAGCAACGAGACCAAGCGCCGCAAAGCCGCCGGCGAGGACGTGCTGGACCTGAGCGTGGGCGAGCCCGACTTCGACACGCCGGCGCCCGCGGCGCAGGCCGGCATCAGCGCCATTCAGCGCGGCATGACGCGCTATCCGCCCAACATCGGCATCGCCGAGCTGCGCAACGCCATCGCGCGCCGCATGTCGACGCTCTCGGGCGGCCGCGCCGTGAACGCCGACAACATCGTGGTGAGCTCGGGCTCCAAGCAGTCGCTCTTCAACGCCTGCTTCAGCCTGTTCGGGCCGCACGACCAGGTGCTGATTCCGTCGCCCGCGTGGGTCTCCTATCCGCAGATCGTCCATCTCACGCGGGCCGAGCCGGTGATGGTGCCCGGCGCGCTCGACTGGGGCCTCAAGGTGAGCGCCGCCGATCTCGACCGCGCCAGCTCGAAGCGCACCCGCGGCTTGCTCATCTGCTCACCGTGCAATCCGACCGGCTCGGTGTACACCGCGCCCGAGCTCAAGTCGATCGCCGATTGGGCGCGGAAGAACGAGGTGTGGATCATCGCCGACGAGATCTATCGGCCGATCCACTACGGCACCGGCCCCGCCGCATCGTTCCTCGATCTGCCGGACGAATACCTCGAGCGCACCGTCGTGATCTACGGCGCGAGCAAGGCGTACGCGATGACCGGCTGGCGCATCGGCGCGGCGCTGGCCCCGCCGCACGTGGCAAAGGCCATGGCGGCGCTGCAGTCGCACACGACGACGGGCGCCAACCAGCCCGCGCAGTGGGCCGCGGCGACGGCGTTCAGCGACGATCGGGTGGAGCAGGAGGTGCACCGGATGGTGGCCGCGTTCCGCCGCCGGCGCGATTACCTGGTCAGCCGCTTCCGCACCGAGATGCCCGGCATCGAGTTCGTCGAGCCGCACGGCGCGTTCTACTTCTTTTTCCGGGTGGACGGGCTCCGCGATCAGAAGCCGGTGACCGGCTCCGAATTCTGCGAGAGCCTCATGCAGCGCGAGGGTGTGGCGCTCGTGCCGGGCGCCGCGTTCGGCGACGATCGCTGGGTGCGGTTGAGCTACGCCGTGTCCGACGCGGACCTGGAGCGCGCCCTCGACCGAATCCTCCGGCACGCGCAATCCGTCGCCTCGGCCCGCGCCGCATGA
- a CDS encoding histidine phosphatase family protein: MTTFLLVRHAHCDSVRRRLAGRAAGVHLSAAGRAEAERLAARLSSVPLDAIVSSPLERARETAEAIAADRGVEAQVSAALTELDFGAWTGAEIELLAPDPLWQRFNQFRGTTRPPGGELMLEAQSRAVAELERLGATFPDGRVVVVSHLDVLRAVLCHYLGIPLDHFLRLELAPASVSTLEMTRGGPRLVELNAGGRAD, from the coding sequence GTGACCACGTTCCTGCTCGTACGCCACGCGCATTGTGACTCGGTGCGCCGCCGCCTCGCGGGCCGGGCCGCCGGCGTGCACCTCTCGGCCGCCGGCCGGGCGGAGGCGGAGCGGCTGGCGGCGCGGCTCAGTTCGGTGCCCCTCGACGCGATCGTCTCGAGTCCGCTCGAGCGGGCCCGGGAGACCGCGGAGGCGATCGCCGCGGACCGAGGCGTCGAGGCCCAGGTCTCGGCGGCCCTCACCGAGCTTGATTTCGGCGCCTGGACCGGCGCGGAAATCGAGCTCCTCGCGCCCGACCCCCTCTGGCAGCGCTTCAATCAGTTCCGCGGCACCACCCGCCCCCCCGGTGGCGAGCTCATGCTCGAAGCCCAGTCCCGCGCCGTGGCCGAGCTGGAGCGGCTCGGCGCGACGTTTCCCGACGGCCGCGTCGTCGTGGTGAGCCACCTCGATGTGCTCCGGGCCGTGCTCTGCCATTATCTGGGCATCCCGCTCGATCACTTTCTTCGTCTCGAGCTGGCCCCGGCCTCGGTGAGCACGCTGGAGATGACGCGCGGCGGCCCGCGGTTGGTAGAGCTGAACGCAGGCGGACGGGCGGACTGA
- a CDS encoding ABC transporter ATP-binding protein produces MPASTIPLRSAAPPHALEASPIAQGLVRRSFEFVRPHRRALVGVLALALFMSSLSAADPLVMKYLFDELGRRRDLVRFGIIMAGLLGLEVGRAWLSAWLGTLSWDLRLGVEYGVREAVTAKLNSLPVAFHQREGVGGTVNRVNTAITGFVTAFSEIGFNLLPTLLYLCLSLVAMLQLDWRLATAVVVFTPLPALIGAYAAGEQTRRERRLVERWTSVYSRFNEVLTGIMTVKSFAMEDAEQRRFLDGVREGLDIVRKGVRKDNRNGAFRSLAGTLARLTAIGLGGLLVWQGEITLGTLVAFLGYIGGLFGPVQNLTNVYQTLRKASVSLEIIYDILDADDAVRDEPGAVEVPPLRGDVMFEGVSFEYKAGAPVLHAVDLHVRAGETVALVGPSGSGKSTFVSLLQRLYAPTSGRILVDGTDIRRMTQKSLRRQLGVVLQDSHLFNDTVRANIAYGRPEASDGEIEAAARAANAHDFIVALPDGYHTVVRERGSRLSGGQRQRVAIARALLKNPPVLVLDEPTSALDGESEALIQDALRTLLRGRTSIIVAHRLSTVMGADRIVVVRDGRVAEMGTHAELVSRGGYYAGMVRRQAEGFLGERAA; encoded by the coding sequence GTGCCCGCATCCACAATCCCGCTTCGTTCCGCCGCGCCGCCGCACGCCCTCGAAGCATCGCCGATCGCCCAAGGGCTGGTTCGGCGCTCGTTCGAGTTCGTCCGGCCCCATCGGCGGGCGCTCGTAGGCGTGCTCGCGCTCGCCCTCTTCATGTCGTCGCTCAGCGCGGCCGACCCGCTCGTCATGAAGTACCTCTTCGACGAGCTGGGCCGCCGGCGCGACCTCGTACGCTTCGGCATCATCATGGCCGGGCTGCTCGGTCTCGAGGTGGGACGCGCGTGGCTCAGCGCCTGGCTCGGCACGCTGAGCTGGGACCTGCGGCTCGGTGTCGAGTACGGGGTGCGCGAGGCGGTCACGGCCAAGCTCAACTCGCTCCCGGTCGCGTTCCACCAGCGGGAAGGGGTGGGCGGCACGGTGAACCGGGTGAACACGGCGATCACCGGCTTCGTCACCGCGTTCAGCGAGATCGGGTTCAACCTGCTGCCCACCCTGCTCTATCTCTGCCTCTCGCTCGTCGCCATGCTGCAACTCGACTGGCGGCTCGCCACGGCGGTCGTCGTCTTCACGCCGCTTCCGGCGCTCATCGGCGCATACGCCGCGGGCGAGCAGACCCGGCGCGAGCGGCGGCTGGTCGAGCGCTGGACCTCGGTGTACTCCCGGTTCAACGAGGTGCTCACCGGCATCATGACGGTGAAGAGCTTCGCGATGGAGGACGCCGAGCAGCGGCGATTCCTTGACGGCGTGCGGGAGGGGCTCGACATCGTGCGGAAGGGCGTGCGGAAGGACAACCGGAACGGCGCGTTCCGGAGCCTCGCCGGCACGCTCGCGCGGCTCACCGCCATCGGGCTCGGCGGCCTGCTCGTCTGGCAGGGCGAGATCACGCTGGGGACGCTGGTGGCCTTCCTCGGTTACATCGGCGGACTGTTCGGGCCGGTGCAGAACCTCACCAACGTCTATCAGACGCTGCGCAAGGCGTCGGTCTCGCTCGAGATCATCTACGACATTCTCGACGCCGACGACGCGGTGCGCGACGAGCCCGGCGCGGTGGAGGTGCCGCCGCTCCGCGGCGACGTGATGTTCGAGGGCGTGAGCTTCGAGTACAAGGCGGGCGCGCCGGTGCTGCACGCGGTGGACCTGCACGTGCGCGCGGGTGAGACGGTGGCGCTGGTGGGGCCGAGCGGCAGCGGCAAGAGCACGTTCGTGAGCCTGCTCCAGCGCCTCTATGCGCCGACGTCAGGACGCATACTGGTGGACGGCACCGACATCCGGCGGATGACCCAGAAGTCGCTGCGGCGCCAGCTCGGCGTCGTCTTGCAGGACTCGCATCTCTTCAACGACACGGTGCGGGCCAACATCGCCTACGGCCGGCCCGAGGCGAGCGACGGGGAAATCGAGGCGGCGGCGCGCGCGGCCAACGCGCACGACTTCATCGTGGCGCTGCCCGACGGCTACCACACGGTGGTGCGCGAGCGCGGGAGCCGGCTCTCGGGCGGGCAGCGGCAGCGCGTGGCGATCGCGCGGGCGCTGCTCAAGAACCCGCCGGTGCTGGTGCTCGACGAGCCCACCTCGGCGCTCGACGGTGAATCGGAGGCGCTCATCCAGGACGCGCTCCGGACGCTGCTCCGCGGCCGCACGTCGATCATCGTGGCGCACCGGCTCTCGACGGTGATGGGCGCGGACCGCATCGTGGTGGTGCGCGACGGGCGGGTGGCGGAGATGGGGACGCACGCGGAGCTGGTGAGCCGGGGCGGGTACTACGCGGGCATGGTGCGGCGGCAGGCGGAAGGGTTCCTGGGGGAGCGGGCGGCGTAG
- a CDS encoding sugar phosphate nucleotidyltransferase → MMWGIVPAAGSGSRIQPLAFSKELLPVGSRIDHGIERPRAVSEYLVDRLILGGADRLCFVIAPGKSDILEYYGGGACQAHITFTVQPRPAGLCDALFSALPLTRPDDFVLIGLPDTIWYPEDALHAVGSDPLSFLLFPVSRPELFDAVRTDADDRVLEIQVKHAEPASNWIWGAVKLSGETFHALHALWLARGRRDEYLGTLVNAWLAGGGTAVGVRAGEAYVDVGTLNGYREAITMLSARPVERSGGFRREATAAPGAVPPAAAAAAVPAGR, encoded by the coding sequence ATGATGTGGGGCATCGTTCCGGCGGCCGGGTCGGGAAGCCGCATCCAGCCGCTCGCGTTCTCCAAGGAACTGCTGCCGGTCGGCAGCCGGATCGACCACGGCATCGAGCGCCCGCGCGCGGTGAGCGAGTACCTGGTCGACCGGCTCATCCTGGGCGGCGCGGATCGGCTCTGCTTCGTCATCGCACCGGGGAAGTCCGACATCCTGGAGTACTATGGGGGCGGCGCGTGCCAGGCGCACATCACCTTCACGGTGCAGCCGCGCCCGGCCGGGCTCTGCGATGCGCTCTTCAGCGCGCTCCCGCTCACCCGGCCCGACGACTTCGTGCTCATCGGCCTGCCCGACACGATCTGGTATCCGGAAGACGCGCTGCATGCGGTGGGCAGCGATCCGCTCTCGTTTCTCCTCTTTCCGGTGAGCCGCCCCGAGCTGTTCGACGCCGTGCGCACCGACGCGGACGACCGGGTGCTCGAGATCCAGGTGAAGCACGCCGAGCCGGCGTCGAACTGGATCTGGGGCGCGGTGAAGCTTTCGGGCGAAACATTCCATGCGCTGCACGCGCTCTGGCTCGCGCGGGGCCGGCGCGACGAGTATCTCGGCACGCTGGTGAATGCGTGGCTGGCGGGCGGCGGCACGGCGGTCGGCGTGCGCGCGGGCGAGGCGTACGTGGACGTCGGTACGCTGAACGGATACCGCGAGGCGATCACGATGCTGAGCGCGCGGCCGGTGGAGCGGTCGGGCGGATTCCGGCGCGAAGCCACCGCGGCTCCGGGCGCCGTTCCCCCGGCCGCGGCCGCAGCGGCCGTGCCGGCCGGACGCTGA